One segment of Marvinbryantia formatexigens DSM 14469 DNA contains the following:
- a CDS encoding carbohydrate ABC transporter permease, which yields MRAKKGADTAKRRGQGRHKTRRQWAGLFFILPSLAGVSAFILLPFLDVIRRSFTEVMTGKFAGLKNYRTIFSNSAFLQAAGNTLRFTAVCIPLLLICSLAAAVLLKRQKRIGRFLKSMYLMPMAIPVASVVLLWKLLFAQGGILNGILSAFGVAAVDWMNSDYAFGVLVFSYIWKNLGYDVILWLAGLSGIPESIYEAARVDGAGEWRCFVSITMPNLLPSLYTIAVLSFLNSFKVFREAYLVAGDYPHGSIYMMQHLFNNWFRELSIDKMSAGAVVNAAVILLLVLLLQRAWERE from the coding sequence ATGCGCGCAAAGAAAGGCGCAGACACTGCAAAACGGCGGGGGCAGGGCAGGCATAAGACGCGCAGGCAGTGGGCGGGACTATTTTTCATCCTGCCCAGCCTGGCGGGAGTGTCGGCTTTTATCCTGCTGCCGTTTCTGGATGTGATACGCCGCTCGTTTACCGAGGTGATGACCGGGAAATTTGCCGGGCTGAAAAACTACCGGACAATTTTTTCAAACAGCGCTTTTTTGCAGGCGGCGGGAAACACACTGCGTTTTACGGCGGTCTGCATCCCGCTTCTGCTTATCTGCTCGCTTGCGGCGGCGGTGCTGCTTAAGCGGCAGAAACGCATTGGCAGATTCTTAAAGAGCATGTATCTGATGCCGATGGCGATTCCGGTGGCGTCGGTGGTGCTTTTGTGGAAGCTTCTGTTTGCGCAGGGCGGAATTTTAAACGGAATACTTTCCGCTTTCGGCGTGGCGGCGGTCGACTGGATGAACTCAGACTATGCGTTCGGGGTGCTGGTGTTCAGCTATATCTGGAAAAATCTCGGCTATGACGTGATCCTCTGGCTGGCGGGGCTTTCGGGAATCCCGGAGAGCATTTACGAGGCGGCGCGGGTGGACGGCGCCGGGGAGTGGCGCTGCTTTGTCAGCATTACCATGCCGAACCTGCTGCCGTCGCTCTATACCATCGCCGTGTTATCTTTCCTGAACTCCTTTAAGGTATTCCGGGAGGCGTATCTGGTGGCGGGCGATTATCCGCATGGGAGTATTTACATGATGCAGCATTTATTTAACAACTGGTTCCGGGAGCTGTCCATCGATAAAATGTCCGCGGGCGCGGTGGTCAATGCCGCGGTGATTCTGCTGCTGGTGCTTCTTCTGCAGCGCGCGTGGGAAAGGGAGTGA
- a CDS encoding carbohydrate ABC transporter permease, with protein MKNKMILLPLILLAVICCYPVFFLLTGALMDSAELKERLGPVLGSSGGFVSWTLLPQYPTMQNYVELLLDTPEFFVMFWNSVKLTAGVLAGQLLVGVPAAWGFARFEFPLRRWLYMLYVILMMMPFQVRMLSDYLVLDSLNLLDTHLGIILPAVFSTFPVFIMYRFFRSIPEAVIESAKLDGAGSLQIFVYIGLPLGAGGIVSALVLNFLEYWNLIEQPLTFLKDKTLWPLSLFLPNIGLEQAGIAFTSSVVTLIPSVFVFLLGQDYLEQGIAAAAVKE; from the coding sequence ATGAAAAATAAAATGATTCTGCTGCCGCTCATCCTGCTGGCGGTCATCTGCTGCTATCCGGTGTTTTTTCTGCTGACGGGGGCGCTGATGGACAGTGCGGAGCTGAAAGAGCGGCTGGGTCCGGTCCTGGGGAGCAGCGGGGGATTTGTGTCCTGGACGCTGCTGCCGCAGTATCCGACGATGCAGAATTACGTGGAGCTTCTGCTGGATACGCCGGAATTTTTTGTGATGTTCTGGAATTCGGTGAAGCTGACGGCGGGCGTGCTGGCAGGGCAGCTTCTGGTCGGCGTTCCGGCGGCGTGGGGCTTTGCAAGATTTGAATTTCCGCTCAGAAGATGGCTGTATATGCTGTACGTGATTCTGATGATGATGCCGTTCCAGGTGCGGATGCTCTCGGATTATCTGGTGCTGGATTCGCTGAACCTTCTGGATACGCATCTGGGAATCATTCTGCCGGCGGTGTTTTCCACCTTTCCGGTATTTATCATGTACCGCTTTTTCCGGAGCATCCCGGAGGCGGTCATCGAGTCAGCGAAGCTGGACGGGGCGGGCAGTCTGCAGATATTTGTATATATCGGGCTGCCGCTGGGCGCGGGCGGAATTGTATCCGCTCTGGTGCTGAATTTTCTGGAATACTGGAATCTGATTGAGCAGCCGCTGACATTTCTGAAGGATAAGACGCTGTGGCCGCTGTCGCTGTTTTTGCCGAATATCGGACTGGAGCAGGCGGGAATTGCGTTTACAAGCTCGGTCGTTACGCTGATTCCGTCGGTATTTGTTTTTCTGCTCGGACAGGATTATCTGGAGCAGGGAATCGCGGCGGCAGCGGTGAAGGAATAG
- a CDS encoding biotin/lipoyl-binding protein, translating into MKKRVIGAFAGFLAVMLVFTFLSRAADSLSVARVTVQKAERGKINHTVTGTGKVTQNREQAVSTLAGQTVKSIYVEEGQQVKKGDVLFEIDLVSLKEQILEQKQEMKKADLQSQDAASSRAAQAQKNAISQSRAAEDYSVAASKGNTAVSRAAAELKKAKQKLETLKQSDDGQTGVDTVEEILKQTCEDKQEEYEEAVAYKEELEDAIDETVKKALADLAAGTKTAARMTAETEIHFSGETGQADGKSFDAAGALHAAETEDASVLSASESKAALASSIAETEAPAVLSAQEPDNGNTADSGNGQTEGVGQMEAFTGGQTGDAAGGQTDDAAGGQTDIYGDGQQDTADTMQPVTPDTTQPVTPDAGMSSAPGADDEDGEQIIDGETEGATEDPWLLEQRIRQENQYLLDAAQVQIDIKEQEKAEADAALASYQQEKAAGTQTSAEEMKAQLEEEIEAKQQAYEDAVTSANDSLRSAGRAIEDASAPQGSDSTGEIDAITREQEELKLEKLETLLEAEGKVTAPIDATVTKINLMTGEKTPDGTAMLLSDTEAGNKLVVQVDESQEKYIAKGDDAQVKANNKNGDTLENLTVDSVRTNEEDADLLDVTVQLPQDSLEAGTSATLESTRISETYDCCVPIQALYEDNGRYYVYVLSESSTVLGTELTVTRLDVNVLDKNETNAALQPGTLASDQQVIVSSDKSISAGSRVRLVEE; encoded by the coding sequence ATGAAAAAAAGAGTAATCGGGGCGTTTGCCGGATTTCTGGCTGTCATGCTGGTATTTACATTTTTATCAAGGGCGGCGGACAGTCTGAGTGTCGCCAGAGTGACCGTGCAGAAAGCGGAGCGCGGAAAAATCAACCATACGGTAACGGGCACCGGCAAGGTGACGCAGAACCGGGAACAGGCGGTCTCTACGCTGGCAGGGCAGACGGTAAAGAGCATTTACGTGGAAGAGGGACAGCAGGTGAAAAAGGGAGATGTGCTGTTCGAGATAGACCTGGTAAGCCTGAAGGAGCAGATTCTGGAGCAGAAGCAGGAAATGAAAAAGGCGGACCTGCAGTCGCAGGATGCGGCGAGCAGCCGGGCGGCGCAGGCTCAGAAGAACGCCATCAGCCAGAGCAGGGCGGCGGAGGATTACAGTGTGGCGGCGTCTAAGGGAAATACCGCCGTTTCGCGCGCCGCGGCGGAGCTGAAAAAGGCGAAGCAGAAGCTGGAGACGCTGAAGCAGAGCGACGATGGCCAGACGGGCGTCGATACGGTGGAGGAAATTCTGAAGCAGACCTGCGAGGATAAGCAGGAGGAATACGAGGAAGCGGTAGCCTATAAAGAAGAGCTGGAGGACGCCATCGACGAGACGGTAAAGAAGGCTCTGGCGGACCTGGCGGCGGGAACGAAGACGGCGGCGCGGATGACGGCGGAGACGGAAATCCACTTTTCCGGGGAGACAGGGCAGGCGGACGGCAAAAGTTTCGATGCTGCCGGAGCGCTGCACGCAGCGGAGACGGAAGATGCTTCTGTATTGTCCGCCTCAGAGTCGAAAGCTGCGCTGGCGTCGTCCATAGCGGAGACGGAAGCTCCGGCAGTTCTGTCTGCACAGGAGCCGGATAACGGAAATACGGCTGATTCCGGAAACGGACAGACGGAGGGCGTTGGTCAGATGGAAGCTTTTACAGGCGGACAGACGGGCGATGCTGCAGGTGGACAGACGGACGATGCTGCAGGTGGACAGACAGATATCTACGGCGATGGGCAGCAGGATACGGCGGATACTATGCAGCCGGTTACGCCGGATACCACACAGCCGGTTACGCCGGATGCCGGAATGTCATCCGCACCCGGCGCAGATGATGAAGACGGTGAGCAGATTATCGACGGGGAGACGGAAGGCGCAACAGAGGACCCCTGGCTGCTGGAGCAGCGCATCCGCCAGGAAAACCAGTATCTTCTGGATGCGGCGCAGGTGCAGATTGATATAAAGGAGCAGGAAAAAGCGGAGGCTGATGCGGCGCTCGCTTCTTATCAGCAGGAAAAAGCGGCAGGCACGCAGACCAGTGCGGAGGAGATGAAGGCACAGCTTGAGGAGGAAATCGAGGCGAAGCAGCAGGCGTATGAGGACGCGGTCACTTCGGCAAACGATAGCCTGCGCAGTGCGGGGAGGGCAATCGAGGATGCAAGTGCGCCGCAGGGGAGTGACAGCACCGGGGAGATTGACGCCATCACCCGTGAGCAGGAGGAGCTGAAGCTGGAAAAGCTGGAGACACTTCTGGAGGCGGAGGGAAAGGTGACGGCGCCGATTGACGCGACCGTCACAAAGATTAATCTGATGACCGGGGAAAAAACACCGGACGGCACGGCGATGCTTCTTTCTGACACGGAAGCCGGCAATAAGCTGGTGGTGCAGGTGGATGAGAGCCAGGAAAAATATATTGCCAAAGGGGACGACGCCCAGGTGAAGGCGAACAATAAAAACGGCGATACGCTGGAGAATCTGACGGTGGATTCTGTGCGCACCAACGAGGAGGATGCAGACCTTCTGGATGTGACGGTGCAGCTTCCGCAGGATTCGCTGGAGGCGGGCACATCGGCAACGCTGGAATCGACGCGCATTTCGGAGACGTATGACTGCTGTGTGCCGATACAGGCGCTTTACGAGGACAATGGCAGATACTATGTTTATGTGCTCTCGGAGAGCAGCACGGTGCTTGGGACAGAGCTGACGGTCACCCGTCTGGATGTGAATGTGCTGGATAAAAATGAGACGAATGCGGCGCTGCAGCCGGGAACGCTCGCGTCGGACCAGCAGGTAATCGTATCGTCGGATAAGTCGATTTCTGCGGGAAGCCGCGTGCGGCTGGTTGAGGAGTGA
- a CDS encoding ABC transporter permease, whose protein sequence is MKKYVRGALRAVCLLAVLFLYVSAQQQAEKLAACNRTALILMERSPLTGSRVEEMQKAEEEQEQPREFTAWSQKNGVEIKNENLARSHTVAAVAVCGRSDLVLEGTARLDGDDREGCLIDENTAEKLFGNTNVTGLPVEIAGEEKIIRGILYDAEDTVLYEADKEEEFPYLTVTTDGSTSYEKLRQDFMARHALEGSFVRMDTLGRILGLLVLLIPLIVVCRAGGHCLRQAWEYRREWAGALLLAAAVLCMVCFCVLAVGQIQIPADMIPTKWSDSGFWSDFVEKERQSLLLLLLTEKQKPLQSFVEGFYLGAGESLTAVILALKIKIL, encoded by the coding sequence ATGAAAAAGTATGTAAGAGGAGCCCTCCGGGCAGTCTGTCTGCTTGCCGTACTGTTTTTGTATGTGTCCGCGCAGCAGCAGGCGGAAAAGCTGGCGGCGTGCAATCGGACGGCGCTGATTCTGATGGAGCGCAGCCCGCTGACGGGCAGCCGCGTGGAGGAAATGCAGAAGGCGGAGGAAGAGCAGGAGCAGCCGCGTGAATTTACCGCCTGGAGCCAGAAAAACGGGGTGGAGATAAAAAATGAAAACCTTGCGCGCTCGCATACGGTGGCGGCGGTGGCGGTCTGCGGACGCTCGGATCTGGTTCTTGAAGGGACGGCGCGGCTGGACGGGGACGACCGGGAGGGCTGTCTGATCGATGAAAACACGGCGGAAAAGCTTTTCGGAAATACGAATGTAACCGGGCTGCCGGTGGAGATTGCGGGGGAGGAGAAGATTATCCGCGGCATTTTGTATGATGCGGAGGATACGGTGCTGTACGAAGCCGACAAAGAAGAGGAATTTCCTTATCTGACGGTGACGACAGACGGCAGCACATCTTATGAAAAGCTGCGGCAGGACTTTATGGCCCGTCACGCGCTGGAGGGAAGCTTTGTCCGCATGGACACGCTAGGAAGAATCCTGGGGCTGCTCGTTCTGCTGATCCCGCTGATCGTCGTCTGCCGCGCGGGAGGGCACTGCCTGCGGCAGGCGTGGGAATACCGACGGGAATGGGCGGGAGCGCTCCTGCTTGCGGCTGCGGTCCTCTGTATGGTGTGCTTTTGTGTGCTGGCGGTCGGGCAGATTCAGATTCCGGCGGACATGATTCCCACCAAATGGTCAGATTCTGGCTTCTGGTCTGATTTCGTGGAAAAAGAACGCCAGTCTCTGCTGCTTCTTCTGCTCACCGAAAAGCAGAAGCCGCTGCAGAGCTTCGTCGAGGGCTTCTATCTGGGGGCAGGGGAAAGCCTTACAGCGGTAATACTGGCGCTGAAAATCAAAATACTGTAG
- a CDS encoding AAA family ATPase, which translates to MKNIYLIGGTMGVGKTATCRILKEKLPDCVFLDGDWCWDMHPFRVTPETRKMVMENICFLLNQFLCCSAYKNIIFCWVMHEQAIIDGILGKIETGDCRIHTISLVCDEEELRRRLRKDVDAGIRSADVIQRSIARLELYEKLDTEKVDVSNITAEQAAERLLRIK; encoded by the coding sequence ATGAAAAATATTTATTTAATAGGCGGAACGATGGGCGTGGGAAAAACCGCCACCTGCCGGATTTTAAAAGAGAAGCTCCCGGACTGTGTTTTTCTTGACGGGGACTGGTGCTGGGACATGCATCCTTTCCGGGTGACGCCGGAAACCAGAAAAATGGTAATGGAGAATATCTGTTTTCTGCTGAATCAGTTTCTCTGTTGCAGTGCATATAAAAATATCATATTCTGCTGGGTGATGCATGAACAGGCAATCATTGACGGGATTCTGGGAAAAATTGAAACCGGGGATTGCCGGATACATACTATTTCGCTGGTGTGTGATGAGGAGGAACTAAGAAGGCGTCTGCGGAAGGATGTGGACGCCGGTATCCGGTCGGCGGATGTGATACAAAGAAGTATTGCAAGGCTTGAACTCTATGAAAAGCTGGATACCGAAAAGGTGGATGTTTCCAATATCACTGCAGAGCAGGCGGCGGAAAGGCTACTGCGGATAAAATAG
- a CDS encoding helix-turn-helix domain-containing protein yields the protein METAIRTMQKDIRKLSLKEGENQTGIPGVTVYCFEEEKIRMPSVDNPYLYIVLDGMLRLHTPSGIMDYMAGQYSVSRIDTPLMGTVLKFSEQRDFLAMSVEFTVNDVITTVLGLDNDLTEKIMKEQLDRNRMALSDEAVIESVDKLFSGIYRAVPSEFMRKNILREMIYAVLCGSCGRQFIQSVVNTRPAEEIYEANSWIKENFRDSFTVESLAEQRNMSVSLFHQKFRSAVGMGPLQCQKRLRLTEARRLMLDERKNVTEASVEVGYESVSQFIRDYRKMFGSAPKEDILNMKKHLEK from the coding sequence ATGGAAACAGCTATCCGGACAATGCAAAAGGATATCAGAAAGCTATCTCTGAAAGAAGGGGAAAATCAGACCGGGATACCCGGTGTGACGGTGTATTGTTTTGAAGAAGAAAAAATCCGGATGCCTTCTGTTGATAATCCATATTTGTATATCGTGCTCGACGGAATGCTCCGGCTGCATACGCCGTCCGGGATTATGGATTACATGGCGGGGCAGTATTCGGTATCCAGAATCGATACGCCGCTCATGGGAACAGTTTTAAAGTTTTCAGAGCAGCGGGATTTTCTGGCGATGTCTGTGGAATTTACCGTAAATGACGTCATAACAACTGTTTTGGGGCTGGATAATGATTTGACAGAAAAGATTATGAAGGAGCAGTTGGACCGGAACCGGATGGCGTTGTCGGATGAGGCGGTAATAGAGTCGGTTGATAAATTGTTTTCCGGAATTTACAGAGCGGTTCCGTCGGAATTTATGAGAAAAAATATTCTGCGGGAAATGATTTATGCTGTACTTTGCGGCTCCTGCGGCAGGCAATTTATACAAAGCGTCGTAAATACCCGCCCGGCGGAGGAAATATACGAAGCTAACAGTTGGATCAAAGAGAACTTCCGGGATTCTTTTACAGTGGAAAGCCTGGCGGAGCAAAGGAATATGAGCGTATCTTTATTTCATCAGAAATTCAGAAGCGCCGTAGGAATGGGACCGCTGCAGTGTCAGAAGCGGCTGCGCCTCACGGAGGCGAGAAGGCTGATGCTGGATGAACGGAAAAACGTAACGGAGGCGTCTGTTGAGGTCGGCTATGAGAGCGTATCGCAGTTTATCCGGGATTACCGGAAAATGTTTGGCTCCGCTCCCAAAGAGGATATTCTGAATATGAAAAAGCATCTGGAGAAATGA
- a CDS encoding GlcG/HbpS family heme-binding protein, whose translation MVLTDEICDRLCDAAKEKSRELGVDISFAISDEHGLPRAYRRYGEALVLSITLVPGKTYTSAVTQCKTKDVAAAAAEGASLMAIQTNDPRITLVAGGYPLFADGKIAGGIGVGGGTEEQDCRIAEYVVSVFEKIAC comes from the coding sequence ATGGTTTTAACAGATGAAATATGCGACAGACTGTGTGATGCCGCAAAAGAAAAAAGCAGGGAGCTTGGTGTGGATATCAGCTTTGCGATAAGTGATGAACATGGTCTGCCCAGAGCGTACCGGAGATATGGGGAGGCACTGGTGCTGAGTATCACGCTTGTGCCCGGAAAAACGTATACATCCGCCGTTACACAATGCAAAACAAAGGATGTCGCGGCTGCCGCCGCAGAGGGGGCTTCCCTCATGGCAATCCAGACAAATGACCCGCGGATCACCCTTGTTGCGGGAGGTTACCCGCTGTTTGCAGACGGAAAAATCGCTGGCGGAATCGGCGTCGGAGGCGGAACGGAAGAACAGGACTGCCGGATAGCGGAATATGTAGTATCGGTATTTGAAAAAATTGCCTGCTGA